The following proteins are encoded in a genomic region of Synechococcus sp. ROS8604:
- the sds gene encoding solanesyl diphosphate synthase, with product MATVTELLQPVEADLEILLSDLRSLIGAGHPILQAAAEHLFSAGGKRLRPGIVLLISRALSADGELSSRHRRLAEITEMIHTASLVHDDVVDEASTRRGVETVHSRFNYRVAVLAGDFLFAQASWHLANLDNLDVVKLLSRVIMDLADGEVKQGLFRFDTGQSFETYFEKSYCKTASLIANSAKAAGILSDLSEPQLESLYHYGRQLGLAFQVVDDILDFTGSDQQLGKPAASDLSSGYLTAPALYALEERPALSGLIEREFSEEGDLETALALVRESEAIPRTRELAKTFAREAREALDWMPESPSRSALLELPDFVLSRLY from the coding sequence ATGGCCACCGTCACCGAGTTGCTGCAGCCGGTCGAGGCGGATCTTGAGATCCTGCTAAGCGACCTCCGCAGCTTGATAGGAGCCGGTCATCCGATTCTCCAAGCAGCTGCTGAACATCTTTTCAGCGCTGGAGGGAAGCGCCTCAGACCTGGAATCGTGTTGCTGATTTCGAGGGCGCTTTCCGCAGACGGAGAGTTGAGCTCACGCCATCGACGTCTGGCAGAGATCACGGAGATGATCCACACCGCTTCGCTCGTTCACGACGATGTTGTGGATGAAGCCTCAACACGACGGGGCGTTGAGACCGTCCACAGCCGATTCAATTACAGAGTGGCCGTTCTCGCTGGTGACTTCCTGTTCGCTCAGGCGAGTTGGCACCTAGCGAATCTCGACAACCTGGATGTCGTTAAATTGCTGAGTCGTGTGATCATGGATCTCGCTGATGGGGAAGTGAAACAAGGCCTGTTTCGCTTCGACACGGGCCAATCCTTTGAAACCTATTTCGAAAAAAGTTACTGCAAAACAGCTTCATTGATTGCGAACAGCGCCAAAGCGGCTGGTATTTTAAGCGACTTGTCGGAGCCTCAGCTTGAGTCTTTGTATCACTACGGCCGGCAGCTGGGTCTGGCTTTCCAGGTTGTGGATGACATCCTCGATTTCACTGGCAGTGATCAACAGCTCGGAAAGCCGGCAGCCAGTGATTTATCCAGCGGTTATCTCACAGCTCCCGCTCTTTACGCCCTGGAAGAGCGTCCTGCTCTGTCCGGTTTGATTGAACGCGAATTCAGTGAAGAGGGTGATCTTGAAACCGCTTTGGCGTTGGTTCGCGAGTCAGAAGCCATTCCTCGCACCCGAGAACTGGCCAAAACGTTTGCGCGCGAAGCCCGCGAAGCCTTGGATTGGATGCCCGAATCCCCATCACGGTCTGCCTTGCTGGAGCTACCAGATTTCGTGCTTAGCCGTCTGTACTGA
- a CDS encoding HAD family phosphatase, producing the protein MPKAGSLSAPKACLFDLDGLLLDTEPLQAEAWKAAAACFNGSLSTQQLQQLKGRRRDDNANLVCSWLKQSVIAEQLLKAREPIAKRLVAEAPAVPGAEQLIRFCSSQHLPMVLVTSSKEASLLYKITGHPWLDLIQSRVLGDDMDLRAGKPAPDPYLLATQRLGLSPSDCWVFEDSHAGCQSALAAGCWVWQLVETLSENAVIQPPAMQHPRLTLITSLGQGEEQLRHSLSTDG; encoded by the coding sequence ATGCCAAAGGCTGGATCCTTGTCAGCACCAAAAGCATGCCTGTTTGATCTTGATGGTCTCCTGCTGGATACCGAACCGTTGCAGGCAGAGGCTTGGAAAGCAGCGGCAGCGTGCTTCAACGGATCCCTCTCGACGCAGCAACTTCAACAGCTGAAGGGACGTCGCCGGGATGACAATGCCAACTTGGTTTGCTCATGGTTGAAGCAGTCAGTCATAGCGGAGCAACTCCTAAAAGCGCGGGAGCCCATTGCCAAGCGTTTAGTCGCTGAGGCTCCAGCGGTTCCGGGCGCTGAGCAACTGATCCGGTTTTGCAGTTCCCAGCATTTGCCCATGGTGCTGGTCACCAGCAGCAAGGAGGCATCGCTGCTCTACAAAATCACCGGCCACCCTTGGTTGGATTTAATTCAAAGCCGTGTGTTGGGCGATGACATGGACCTGCGTGCAGGAAAACCAGCTCCTGATCCCTATCTGCTAGCAACCCAAAGGCTGGGGTTGTCTCCCAGTGATTGCTGGGTCTTTGAGGATTCACACGCGGGTTGTCAGTCGGCCTTAGCGGCAGGCTGTTGGGTCTGGCAGTTGGTCGAAACGCTCAGTGAAAACGCTGTAATCCAACCCCCTGCGATGCAACATCCTCGTTTAACGCTCATCACCAGCTTGGGCCAGGGAGAGGAGCAACTCCGGCACAGCCTCAGTACAGACGGCTAA
- the acs gene encoding acetate--CoA ligase: MSEGSTIESVLQEQRVFDPPADLARDARISGMESYLALAEAAKSDPDTFWGDAARRELHWFEPFHTVLNWDNPPFARWFEGGTTNLSYNCLDRHLNGPKANKTALIWEGEPGDVRTFTYQELHAEVCRAANALKAMGIGKGDLVALYMPMVPEAAIAMLACARIGAPHSVVFGGFSAEALRDRLIDGEVKAVITADGGFRKDKPVSLKPAVNAALADGACPTVKSVLVVKRTDQAVEMVPGRDQWWHEIVANQSEACIAEPMASEDRLFVLYTSGSTGKPKGVVHTTAGYNLWAHLTFQWIFDIRDDDVFWCTADVGWITGHSYIVYGPLSNGATTVMYEGAPRPSKPGAFWELIQKHRISIFYTAPTAIRAFMRSGRAVPDQYDMSSLRLLGTVGEPINPEAWMWYRDVVGGERCPIVDTWWQTETGGVMISPLPGATPTKPGSATLPLPGIQADIIDAEGNSCGPNEGGYLAVRAPWPGMMRTVHGNPQRFRESYWEAIRPADGSHLYFAGDGARRDDDGYFWVMGRVDDVINVSGHRLGTMEIESALVSHPSVAEAAVVGRPDDLKGEGIVAFVTLELGRESSDALVAELRAHVGKEIGPIARPDEIRCSDALPKTRSGKIMRRILRALAAGEEVTGDTSTLEDRSVLDRLRS, encoded by the coding sequence ATGAGTGAGGGTTCCACCATTGAGAGCGTGCTTCAAGAACAACGGGTCTTTGATCCACCAGCGGATCTCGCCAGGGATGCGCGAATTTCTGGGATGGAGTCCTATCTCGCTCTAGCTGAAGCGGCCAAATCTGATCCAGACACGTTCTGGGGAGACGCAGCACGGCGTGAACTGCACTGGTTTGAACCGTTTCACACCGTTCTCAACTGGGACAACCCTCCCTTTGCGCGCTGGTTTGAGGGGGGGACGACCAATCTTTCCTACAACTGTCTTGACCGGCATCTCAATGGACCCAAGGCCAACAAGACAGCCCTGATCTGGGAGGGCGAGCCCGGGGATGTGCGCACCTTCACCTACCAGGAGCTGCATGCTGAGGTGTGCCGTGCGGCCAACGCCCTCAAGGCCATGGGAATTGGCAAAGGCGACCTTGTCGCTCTGTACATGCCCATGGTGCCGGAGGCCGCCATCGCGATGCTGGCCTGTGCGCGCATTGGCGCTCCGCACTCCGTGGTGTTTGGTGGCTTCTCAGCGGAAGCCCTGCGTGATCGCCTCATCGATGGTGAAGTGAAAGCGGTGATCACCGCTGATGGCGGTTTCCGTAAGGACAAGCCCGTGTCGCTGAAGCCTGCGGTGAATGCAGCGCTTGCCGATGGTGCTTGCCCAACGGTGAAGTCAGTGCTCGTCGTGAAACGCACCGACCAAGCGGTGGAGATGGTGCCTGGGCGAGATCAGTGGTGGCACGAAATCGTCGCCAATCAATCCGAAGCCTGCATCGCTGAGCCGATGGCGAGCGAAGACAGGTTGTTTGTGCTTTACACCTCTGGCTCAACAGGAAAACCCAAAGGGGTGGTCCACACCACCGCGGGTTACAACCTCTGGGCCCATCTGACGTTTCAATGGATCTTCGACATCCGTGACGACGATGTGTTTTGGTGCACAGCCGATGTCGGCTGGATCACCGGACACAGCTACATCGTCTACGGGCCACTGTCGAACGGCGCCACCACCGTGATGTACGAGGGTGCTCCTCGACCCTCCAAGCCAGGCGCATTCTGGGAGCTGATCCAGAAACATCGCATCAGCATTTTCTACACCGCTCCAACGGCCATTCGTGCCTTTATGAGGAGTGGCCGTGCGGTACCAGATCAATACGACATGAGCAGCCTCCGCCTGCTTGGCACCGTCGGGGAGCCGATCAATCCTGAAGCCTGGATGTGGTATCGCGATGTGGTGGGCGGTGAGCGCTGCCCCATCGTCGACACCTGGTGGCAAACCGAAACCGGTGGCGTGATGATCAGCCCCCTTCCGGGAGCAACCCCCACCAAGCCTGGCTCTGCCACCTTGCCCTTGCCTGGGATTCAAGCCGACATCATCGATGCAGAGGGCAATAGCTGTGGACCCAACGAAGGCGGGTACCTGGCGGTGCGAGCGCCCTGGCCAGGAATGATGCGCACCGTTCATGGAAATCCCCAACGTTTCCGAGAGAGTTACTGGGAAGCGATTCGTCCTGCAGATGGATCGCACCTTTACTTCGCTGGTGATGGGGCACGCCGGGATGACGACGGCTATTTCTGGGTGATGGGGCGTGTGGATGACGTGATCAACGTCTCTGGCCACCGTCTGGGCACGATGGAAATCGAATCGGCCTTGGTAAGCCATCCCTCCGTCGCTGAAGCCGCCGTGGTCGGTCGGCCCGATGATCTCAAGGGTGAGGGCATCGTCGCCTTCGTCACGTTGGAACTTGGACGAGAGTCCAGCGACGCCCTCGTTGCAGAACTCCGAGCCCATGTTGGGAAGGAAATTGGTCCGATTGCAAGGCCAGACGAGATTCGCTGCAGCGATGCCTTGCCTAAAACGCGTAGTGGCAAGATCATGCGCCGGATTCTGCGCGCTCTCGCGGCCGGTGAGGAGGTCACTGGCGATACCAGCACGCTGGAAGATCGCTCCGTTCTTGATCGTTTACGCAGCTAA
- a CDS encoding TerB family tellurite resistance protein, which translates to MSDNKTQNVLLQIARCIALSDGSISDEEDRLLKDLPGRLYLEEATPDDRPNRPQSLTELATLLTNHTDQCTAVRVACLVAGVSRNPGDESDINPKERLAYRELIEALQVSDEELSEIQWAAKEELQQKRSLLNVILDAIYGKDGWPDQALLPPDFPMI; encoded by the coding sequence GTGAGCGACAACAAAACACAAAACGTTCTTCTTCAGATTGCGCGATGCATCGCTCTGAGTGATGGCAGCATTTCTGATGAGGAAGATCGTTTGCTCAAAGACTTGCCTGGGCGCCTCTATCTCGAGGAAGCCACCCCTGATGACAGGCCCAATCGGCCACAGAGTTTGACAGAGCTCGCCACGTTGCTGACAAATCACACCGATCAGTGCACAGCGGTGAGAGTGGCTTGCTTGGTGGCAGGCGTGTCAAGGAATCCAGGCGATGAATCGGATATCAATCCAAAAGAGCGTTTGGCTTATCGCGAGTTGATTGAAGCTCTTCAAGTTTCGGACGAAGAATTAAGTGAAATTCAATGGGCTGCAAAAGAGGAGCTCCAACAGAAGCGTTCGCTTCTCAACGTGATTTTGGACGCCATTTATGGAAAGGATGGATGGCCCGATCAAGCGCTTCTACCACCAGATTTCCCGATGATTTAA
- a CDS encoding DUF1350 family protein produces MSRWQRQQGCWCLWPASAKGLVEFIGGSYLATNPQISYRRLLEGLAARQLAVHAWSYVPGFDHQLQAREGWQALRACRSALHRRLGKDLVPVRVGHSLGCKLHLLAPDGGRNSLAMAALSFNNFTAERSIPLLGTLAPSLGVVTEFSPGPEETLRLIERYYLQPHNLVIRFGADQLDQSQDLMQALSNRSGDQSQFVPMKGDHLTPASAGLRQGLLGDWADDPSRARVIGELIQSIGNVGLGIERQR; encoded by the coding sequence ATGAGCCGCTGGCAGCGACAACAGGGCTGTTGGTGCCTCTGGCCTGCTTCCGCAAAAGGGTTGGTTGAATTTATTGGGGGGAGCTACCTAGCCACCAATCCCCAGATCAGTTACCGACGGTTGTTGGAAGGGTTGGCGGCTCGTCAGCTTGCGGTTCACGCCTGGAGTTACGTCCCTGGGTTTGATCATCAACTGCAGGCGCGGGAGGGTTGGCAGGCCTTACGCGCCTGTCGATCAGCGCTTCATCGGCGCTTAGGCAAAGATCTTGTTCCGGTCCGTGTGGGCCACAGCTTGGGCTGCAAGCTGCATTTGTTGGCCCCGGACGGAGGGAGAAACAGTCTGGCGATGGCCGCTTTGAGTTTCAACAACTTCACCGCTGAACGCTCGATTCCTCTGCTTGGCACATTGGCGCCAAGCCTTGGCGTGGTGACGGAATTCAGCCCTGGACCTGAGGAAACTCTGCGCTTGATCGAACGTTATTACCTCCAGCCCCACAACCTGGTGATCCGCTTTGGGGCTGATCAGTTGGATCAGAGCCAGGACTTGATGCAGGCGTTAAGCAATCGTTCCGGTGATCAAAGTCAGTTTGTACCCATGAAGGGAGATCACCTCACCCCTGCCAGTGCTGGCCTTCGACAGGGGCTCCTGGGGGACTGGGCCGATGATCCGTCTAGAGCCAGGGTGATCGGAGAACTGATTCAATCCATTGGCAACGTGGGACTCGGTATTGAACGTCAGCGATGA
- a CDS encoding peroxiredoxin, with amino-acid sequence MALTIGDRAPEIALEDQDGVMRRREELQGKVLVLFFYPKDDTPGCTAEACAFRDIHSSLEALGAVVWGVSSDDAVSHRKFAQRYQLPFPLLSDQGQQLRTRFGVPKVLGLLPGRVTYVIDAEGTIRHIFNNMLDGPAHVREAERIVKELSKA; translated from the coding sequence ATGGCTCTCACGATCGGAGACCGGGCACCAGAGATTGCCCTCGAAGATCAAGACGGCGTGATGCGACGTCGCGAAGAGTTGCAAGGCAAGGTGTTGGTGTTGTTTTTCTATCCCAAAGACGACACCCCTGGATGTACGGCAGAAGCTTGTGCTTTTCGCGATATCCATTCCTCACTCGAGGCCCTTGGTGCTGTGGTTTGGGGTGTGAGCAGCGACGATGCCGTGAGCCATCGCAAATTCGCTCAGCGTTATCAGTTGCCGTTCCCCCTCCTCAGTGATCAGGGGCAGCAGCTACGCACGCGTTTTGGGGTTCCCAAAGTTCTGGGATTGCTTCCAGGACGGGTGACCTATGTGATCGATGCCGAGGGAACGATTCGCCATATTTTCAACAACATGCTTGATGGTCCGGCGCACGTGCGTGAAGCCGAGCGGATCGTGAAGGAGCTGTCCAAAGCATGA
- a CDS encoding 3'-5' exonuclease, producing the protein MESGAVPGQLNLLGEFEMEEPQPLPVPEGEAGDPSPAHTLLILDTETSGLEPEEHHCLEIGAILFDVPSRQILAQMSCLLPVDSNAAEAINRIPAAVTRLPQPWKPGLDYFQELLNAADLLVAHNAAFDQQWFGRGSLPATDRPWLCSMEDIRWPAEKQLRPRPSVRDLALAYEIPVWAAHRALTDCIYLAEVFRRCDQLEKLIERGREPRSLMRAQVSYDDRQLAREAGFRWNDPVKGAWTRRLSAREAAELPFPVVAQDAV; encoded by the coding sequence ATGGAGTCGGGGGCTGTTCCTGGTCAGTTGAATCTTCTGGGTGAATTTGAGATGGAGGAGCCGCAACCTCTCCCCGTACCAGAAGGAGAAGCAGGCGATCCCTCCCCAGCGCACACCCTGTTGATCCTCGATACGGAAACCTCTGGCTTAGAGCCTGAAGAGCATCACTGCCTTGAGATCGGGGCGATTTTGTTTGATGTACCAAGCCGGCAGATCTTGGCCCAGATGTCCTGCCTCTTGCCCGTTGATTCCAATGCGGCGGAGGCTATCAACCGCATCCCAGCCGCCGTTACACGTCTGCCCCAACCCTGGAAACCAGGGCTGGACTACTTCCAGGAATTGCTGAACGCAGCCGACCTACTGGTGGCACACAACGCAGCCTTCGACCAGCAGTGGTTTGGCAGAGGGTCTCTTCCTGCCACCGATCGTCCTTGGCTCTGCAGCATGGAGGACATCCGTTGGCCTGCCGAAAAACAACTCAGGCCCCGCCCTTCCGTTCGAGACTTGGCCCTCGCCTACGAGATTCCAGTTTGGGCAGCCCATCGCGCACTGACCGATTGCATCTATTTAGCCGAAGTATTCCGCCGTTGCGATCAACTTGAAAAGCTGATTGAACGAGGACGGGAACCCCGTTCCCTGATGCGAGCGCAGGTGTCCTACGACGATCGCCAACTCGCTCGTGAAGCGGGATTCCGCTGGAATGACCCCGTGAAGGGGGCCTGGACAAGACGTCTGAGCGCACGAGAAGCAGCAGAACTGCCTTTTCCAGTGGTGGCTCAAGACGCGGTTTGA